A stretch of the Acanthopagrus latus isolate v.2019 chromosome 9, fAcaLat1.1, whole genome shotgun sequence genome encodes the following:
- the LOC119025253 gene encoding probable ribonuclease ZC3H12C, with protein sequence MGVNDHLEDGTGHILSLGLDLDYLHVDGAERQAGLSAATGTGSIGVLHVRAGAPSNSADSSSITHSSYSSRSSCSNFSEESAVSDSDDERLQTGSGSDSQNPQHDQPLPLQHQETSCQRVRLDLAPNRPPGDPPQLETSSPTDPATDYRTKVEFALKLGYSEELVLLVLRKLGPQALINDILGELVKLGTKTEIEQQGGSTASQFPSSSLSSSLASSNSSLDSCRLLSPSQMLEDRENLRPVVVDGSNVAMSHGNKEVFSCQGIQLAVDWFLEQGHRDITVFVPAWRKEQSRPDALITDQEILRRLEKDKILVFTPSRRVQGRRVVCYDDRFIVKLAYESDGIIVSNDNYRDLANEKPEWKKFIDERLLMYSFVNDKFMPPDDPLGRHGPSLENFLRKKPVIPEHRKQPCPYGKKCTYGHKCKFYHPERGSQPQRAVADELRASARISSVASRGLLEDALMVKSQSSGMAEAEQSRGTPKNQPVPSSPRSSFSDLLEDRLRVQEGRRGSNSSSSSCSSSFLGYPTPGGPPSSGSLDQWDHPGGGGGGSSRLAGTSGPSFAETYHRCESPDPGYSSLVKAYSDLSLVVPQSPECFFPADLRAGSLPSDCSSESSVSSDSFSPDPLLDDGPKCHHHHHHTHHHPHCSGQYAHPVSRAPPGLGQHTPHGYPILQAPRRQHGFVLEESTSSVTTHASPRPFKPPSACIPPLPQHPLLSSFPGEFQARSPRPPQTSVAHSLSQSSPLGRSVTGSLWQEGGLQDSQMYQGSPLHSRRNQSGLNQLPQHQSNWGSHYQQSPKPCYDLFAFHCLPEVHEKAWLSPWGRQANSSPHALPSSSLPPLPQLSLPPIPTHKSHLPSVPQQQEPSAFGRYQELRERVFVNLGRIFPPDLVRMVMARNPHSTDAQELAAAILLEKSQRGP encoded by the exons ATGGGCGTGAATGACCATCTGGAGGATGGGACGGGCCACATCCTCAGCCTGGGGCTGGATCTGGACTACCTCCATGTAGATGGTGCTGAGCGGCAGGCTGGCCTGAGCGCTGCGACAGGCACTGGGAGTATAGGGGTCTTACATGTCAGAGCTGGTGCTCCAAGTAACAGCGCTGACAGTAGCAGTATTACTCATTCAAGCTACAGCAGCAGGAGTAGTTGTAGTAACTTCTCTGAGGAGAGTGCTGTGTCCGACAGTGATGATGAACGGCTCCAAACTGGGTCTGGATCTGATTCTCAAAACCCTCAGCACGATCAGCCTCTGCCCCTACAACACCAAGAGACCTCCTGTCAGAGAGTCAGGCTGGACCTGGCACCAAATCGACCCCCTGGAGACCCTCCACAGCTAGAAACATCATCTCCCACTGACCCTGCCACAGACTACCGCACCAAGGTGGAGTTTGCTCTCAAGCTGGGCTACTCTGAggagctggtgctgctggtgctgaggAAACTGGGCCCACAGGCACTCATCAATGACATCCTAGGTGAACTAGTCAAACTGGGAACCAAGACGGAGATCGAGCAGCAAGGAGGTTCGACTGCTTCCCagtttccctcctcttcattGTCATCCTCTTTGGCTTCCTCCAACTCCTCTCTGGACTCCTGCCGGCTGCTGTCTCCTTCACAGATgctggaggacagagaaaacCTTCGGCCTGTTGTGGTGGATGGGAGCAACGTAGCCATGAG TCATGGAAATAAGGAAGTGTTCTCCTGTCAAGGCATCCAGCTGGCTGTTGATTGGTTCTTGGAACAAGGTCATCGTGACATCACTGTATTTGTCCCTGCCTGGAGAAAGGAGCAATCACGACCTGATGCCCTCATCACAG ATCAAGAGATCCTAAGGCGGCTGGAGAAAGATAAGATCCTGGTCTTCACTCCATCGCGCCGTGTGCAGGGACGCCGTGTGGTGTGCTATGATGACCGCTTCATCGTCAAACTGGCTTATGAGTCAGACGGCATCATTGTTTCCAACGACAACTACCGTGACCTTGCCAATGAAAAGCCAGAGTGGAAGAAATTCATTGATGAACGTCTATTGATGTACTCTTTTGTGAATGACAA GTTCATGCCACCAGATGACCCTCTGGGACGCCATGGACCCAGTCTGGAGAACTTTTTAAGAAAGAAACCTGTTATTCCTGAACACAGGAAGCAGCCATGTCCTTATG gGAAGaagtgcacatatggacacaaGTGCAAGTTTTATCACCCTGAAAGAGGAAGCCAACCCCAGCGTGCTGTGGCTGATGAGCTCCGTGCCAGTGCCAGAATTTCATCAGTAGCTTCCAGAGGCCTGCTGGAAGATGCCCTGATGGTGAAGAGCCAAAGTTCTGGAATGGCCGAGGCTGAGCAAAGTCGGGGCACTCCAAAGAACCAGCCAGTTCCTAGCAGCCCCAGAAGCTCCTTCAGTGACCTCCTGGAGGACAGGCTTCGGGTACAGGAAGGACGTAGGGGGAGCAACAGCAGTAGCAGTAGCTGTAGCAGCAGCTTTTTAGGGTATCCTACTCCAGGGGGACCTCCTTCTTCAGGAAGTCTAGACCAATGGGATCACCCtgggggagggggtggaggcAGCTCCAGGCTTGCTGGCACCTCAGGACCAAGCTTTGCTGAAACTTACCACAGATGTGAGTCCCCAGACCCGGGCTACAGCTCACTGGTTAAGGCCTACTCTGACCTCAGTTTGGTAGTACCACAAAGTCCTGAATGCTTCTTCCCTGCTGATCTGCGAGCAGGATCACTGCCCTCAGACTGTAGCAGTGAAAGCAGTGTCAGCTCAGACTCCTTCTCTCCTGATCCCTTGTTAGACGATGGCCCCAAgtgccaccatcaccaccaccatacCCACCACCATCCTCACTGCTCTGGTCAGTATGCTCACCCTGTAAGCCGTGCCCCTCCTGGTCTGGGCCAGCATACTCCTCATGGCTATCCCATTCTTCAAGCACCGCGGAGACAACATGGTTTTGTCTTGGAAGAATCTACATCTTCTGTTACTACTCATGCATCTCCACGTCCCTTCAAGCCCCCTTCAGCTTGCATCCCTCCGCTTCCTCAGCACCCATTGCTGAGCAGTTTCCCAGGAGAATTCCAAGCTCGTTCACCACGTCCACCCCAAACATCCGTTGctcactccctctctcagaGCTCCCCTCTCGGCCGCAGTGTGACGGGTTCCCTCTGGCAAGAAGGTGGGCTCCAGGACTCTCAAATGTACCAAGGGTCACCACTTCATTCCAGACGAAACCAATCTGGACTGAACCAACTACCACAGCATCAGTCAAACTGGGGCTCCCATTACCAGCAGTCCCCGAAACCTTGCTATGATCTGTTTGCCTTCCATTGCCTACCAGAAGTCCATGAGAAAGCTTGGCTCTCACCTTGGGGTAGGCAAGCCAATTCATCACCCCATGCCCTTCCATCATCAAGTCTTCCACCACTCCCACAGCTCTCCCTTCCACCTATCCCTACCCACAAAAGCCACTTGCCCTCAGTGCCCCAGCAGCAGGAGCCCTCTGCCTTTGGTCGATACCAGGAGCTTAGGGAGAGGGTGTTTGTAAACTTGGGCCGCATCTTCCCTCCAGATTTGGTGAGGATGGTGATGGCCAGGAACCCTCATTCTACGGATGCTCAGGAGCTTGCAGCTGCAATTTTGTTGGAGAAATCACAGCGCGGTCCCTGA